In Actinomycetota bacterium, one genomic interval encodes:
- a CDS encoding ABC transporter permease: MTDTPAGIATILRRELMDIGRQRWVRISTLLQPLLFVPLFFGLPGLIAQRSATDLSHGSVVVAVQGGAEPVRQALESGGITIRETRDAAAAVLGRKADVGMVVSTTLRGKRAPELNVEVLLLGASGKSVLAFFRVQGVLNRATAVAERRREVNIHTTDLVRSPAGRRFFAASVLPVYVWFPLSVMLGFSVSTLASEKDGRTLESLLVLPYRPWQVIAAKWGVSMLAALTVAAVSLLPFAVVSVLDLPALGGRLSFGWAELSSLSIAMFAVAAFTVSAGLAVGAWGTSAREASSLSASIYIPAGVMSVIFLVVPDISPAPALLAVPVLGPMILAREGILGPLGIGAILSVLLPTIVYSTLLVEAARRLTSGERAILRPQT, encoded by the coding sequence ATGACCGATACTCCGGCTGGGATCGCCACCATCCTCCGGCGTGAGTTGATGGATATCGGCCGACAGCGGTGGGTGCGGATCTCTACGCTTCTCCAGCCGCTGTTGTTCGTTCCTCTCTTCTTCGGACTTCCCGGCCTGATTGCGCAGCGTTCCGCTACGGACCTCTCTCACGGCTCGGTCGTCGTGGCCGTCCAGGGAGGAGCCGAACCGGTCCGCCAAGCGTTGGAGTCCGGGGGGATCACCATCCGTGAAACCCGCGACGCCGCTGCCGCGGTTCTTGGGCGAAAGGCAGACGTGGGGATGGTCGTCTCCACCACTCTGCGGGGAAAGCGCGCGCCTGAACTCAACGTGGAGGTCTTGCTGCTGGGTGCAAGCGGCAAGTCGGTGCTCGCGTTCTTCCGTGTGCAGGGAGTGCTGAATAGAGCGACGGCAGTTGCGGAACGCCGCCGAGAGGTCAACATCCACACCACCGACCTTGTACGCAGCCCAGCGGGAAGGAGGTTCTTCGCAGCCTCGGTTCTGCCGGTCTACGTCTGGTTCCCGCTCAGCGTCATGCTTGGCTTCTCGGTTTCGACCCTTGCCTCAGAGAAAGACGGCCGAACTCTCGAGTCGCTCCTCGTCCTTCCTTACCGTCCTTGGCAGGTCATCGCAGCCAAGTGGGGGGTGTCCATGCTGGCCGCGCTGACGGTTGCCGCAGTCAGTTTGTTACCGTTTGCGGTGGTCAGCGTTCTGGATCTTCCTGCTTTGGGGGGCCGGCTGTCCTTCGGGTGGGCCGAGTTGTCTTCCCTGTCGATCGCGATGTTCGCCGTGGCTGCGTTTACGGTGTCCGCAGGCCTGGCTGTCGGTGCTTGGGGGACTTCGGCCCGAGAGGCATCCTCGCTCTCCGCTTCGATCTACATTCCCGCCGGAGTCATGAGCGTGATCTTCCTGGTCGTGCCCGACATCTCCCCTGCGCCTGCTCTCCTTGCGGTCCCTGTGCTGGGACCCATGATCCTCGCGCGCGAGGGAATTCTGGGGCCACTTGGGATCGGCGCGATACTCTCGGTCCTGCTCCCGACCATCGTCTACTCCACGTTGCTCGTTGAGGCGGCACGCCGGCTCACGTCGGGGGAGCGGGCGATCCTTCGCCCTCAGACCTAG
- the rplM gene encoding 50S ribosomal protein L13, whose translation MKTFSPKPSDIQRRWWVLDAEDRVLGRLAVEAARLLRGKHKPIFAPHVDCGDFVVIVNASKIRLTGKKTAQKEFIRHSGYPGGLTRVSYEELLQTRPSLAVERAVKGMLPHNRLGRAMGEKLKVYDGPEHPHEAQKPEPYQAKAVTR comes from the coding sequence ATGAAAACATTCTCTCCGAAACCCTCAGATATCCAGCGTCGTTGGTGGGTCCTGGACGCGGAAGATCGCGTCCTGGGTCGCCTTGCCGTTGAAGCCGCGCGCCTTCTCCGCGGAAAGCACAAGCCGATCTTTGCTCCCCACGTCGACTGCGGCGACTTCGTCGTCATCGTCAACGCGAGCAAGATCCGATTGACGGGCAAGAAGACCGCCCAGAAGGAGTTCATCCGCCACTCGGGGTACCCGGGCGGTCTCACGCGCGTGTCGTACGAGGAGCTGCTGCAGACGCGGCCGTCGTTGGCGGTTGAACGCGCGGTGAAGGGAATGCTCCCGCACAACCGGCTTGGACGCGCGATGGGCGAGAAGTTGAAGGTGTACGACGGTCCCGAGCATCCGCACGAAGCGCAGAAGCCGGAGCCCTACCAGGCGAAGGCGGTGACTCGGTAA
- a CDS encoding ABC transporter ATP-binding protein, giving the protein MSGIAQLLDRGGQYRAVIEVVDVRRSLGGKPVLRGVGFLAVPGLITGLLGPNGAGKTTTLRLIATLLRPDSGSVRVCGLDTVANSREVRRSIGLLTEDPGLYDRLTCREQLVFAARSFGLSSAVARRRVEELAELLSFHDRLDSKAAVLSKGTRQKIALARALVHDPPVLLLDEPTASLDVSAAAAVHDLLTGSAFAHKTVLLSTHILTEVQLLCRNVVGITAGRVVVEGSVEDIARRHVTGEFRLAFLDALKDEALAGTMDPPSAALLGEGAFGHEGSA; this is encoded by the coding sequence ATGTCGGGTATAGCCCAGCTGTTGGATCGCGGAGGGCAATATCGCGCCGTGATTGAAGTCGTGGATGTCCGGCGAAGCCTCGGCGGGAAGCCGGTCTTGAGGGGCGTCGGTTTCCTCGCGGTGCCCGGTCTGATCACCGGACTGCTCGGACCCAACGGCGCCGGCAAGACGACGACACTTCGCTTGATCGCCACCCTTCTTCGTCCGGACTCCGGTTCGGTGCGCGTGTGCGGACTGGATACCGTGGCGAACTCCCGGGAGGTCCGGCGCTCGATCGGCCTGCTCACGGAAGACCCGGGTCTCTACGATCGCCTCACTTGCCGCGAGCAACTCGTGTTCGCTGCGCGATCCTTCGGCCTGAGTTCGGCGGTCGCGCGCCGGCGCGTGGAGGAACTCGCGGAACTCCTGTCCTTCCACGACCGTTTGGATTCGAAGGCGGCCGTGCTTTCAAAGGGGACGCGACAGAAGATCGCCTTGGCGCGCGCGCTGGTCCACGATCCCCCGGTCTTGCTGCTCGACGAACCCACGGCGTCTTTGGACGTTTCAGCCGCAGCCGCAGTACACGACCTTCTGACCGGGAGCGCTTTCGCCCACAAGACGGTGCTCCTATCCACGCACATCCTCACCGAGGTGCAACTGCTCTGCCGCAACGTGGTCGGCATTACGGCGGGCCGTGTGGTCGTTGAAGGATCTGTCGAGGACATCGCACGTCGCCATGTCACCGGCGAGTTCCGTCTGGCATTCCTCGACGCCCTCAAAGACGAGGCCTTGGCGGGCACGATGGACCCACCGAGTGCCGCACTTCTCGGCGAAGGTGCTTTCGGGCACGAGGGGAGCGCATGA
- the rpsI gene encoding 30S ribosomal protein S9 gives MAIAAQAIRATGRRKESVARVRIVSGTGQFTLNGRPLKDYFPRPALQMVVTEPLRLTNTAERYDVIASLAGGGTSGQAGALRHGIARALIEADPTLRTELKRKGLLTRDARAKERRKYGLKKARKAPQYSKR, from the coding sequence ATGGCGATAGCGGCACAGGCAATTCGAGCGACGGGCCGACGCAAGGAATCGGTCGCGCGCGTGCGCATCGTGTCCGGAACGGGTCAGTTCACTCTGAACGGCCGCCCACTCAAGGACTACTTCCCGCGTCCGGCGCTTCAGATGGTCGTGACCGAGCCCCTGCGGCTCACCAACACGGCCGAGCGCTACGACGTGATCGCGTCGCTGGCAGGCGGCGGAACCAGCGGGCAGGCGGGGGCGCTGCGCCACGGCATCGCGCGCGCGCTCATCGAGGCCGACCCGACGTTGCGTACCGAGTTGAAGCGCAAGGGTCTGCTCACTCGCGACGCTCGCGCCAAGGAACGCCGCAAGTACGGCCTCAAGAAGGCCCGCAAGGCGCCGCAGTACTCCAAGCGCTAG
- the glmM gene encoding phosphoglucosamine mutase — MARLFGTDGVRGTYGTTLTDDLARALGHAAATVLGDGSPRIVIGMDTRASGPALESALASGIVAAGGHSLSAGVMPTAGVAHLVHAYGATAGIVISASHNPAADNGIKFFGPDGMKLPDEVEDRIEAAMDGTADPPAAPEPLTDARERYEEFLLEGVPSLAGLRVVVDCANGAAFSIAPEVYRRAGAKVIVIGAEPDGTNINAGVGSTHPEACAAKVIETGADAGITHDGDADRFIAIDARGDIVDGDQILGICALHARDLGALAENTVVTTVMANLGFRRAMEREGIRVLETKVGDRYVLAEMLASGSVMGGEQSGHIVFLDRHTTGDGILTALRLMRVVASTGASLADLAARIPRFPQVLVNVRVRDRESLADARPVWDVVSAVEAGMNGEGRLLVRASGTEQLVRVMAEAPTQERARAAVETVVEVVRATLG; from the coding sequence GTGGCCCGCCTTTTCGGGACCGACGGCGTTCGTGGCACTTACGGCACGACCCTGACCGACGATCTTGCGCGCGCCCTTGGACACGCGGCTGCAACGGTCCTGGGAGACGGATCCCCCCGCATCGTCATCGGGATGGACACGCGCGCATCAGGCCCTGCGCTGGAGAGTGCACTTGCATCCGGCATCGTTGCGGCGGGCGGGCATTCGTTGTCGGCCGGCGTGATGCCGACCGCGGGAGTCGCTCACCTGGTTCACGCCTACGGCGCGACGGCGGGCATTGTCATCAGCGCGAGCCACAATCCTGCGGCGGACAACGGCATCAAGTTCTTCGGCCCCGACGGCATGAAGTTGCCCGACGAAGTCGAAGACCGCATCGAGGCCGCAATGGACGGCACCGCGGATCCGCCGGCCGCACCCGAGCCTCTCACGGACGCGCGCGAGCGTTATGAGGAGTTCTTGCTCGAAGGCGTTCCGTCGCTGGCGGGTTTGCGCGTGGTGGTCGACTGCGCCAACGGCGCGGCGTTCTCGATCGCCCCAGAGGTTTACCGGCGCGCGGGCGCCAAGGTGATTGTGATCGGCGCAGAGCCGGACGGCACCAACATCAACGCCGGCGTCGGATCAACGCATCCCGAGGCCTGTGCGGCAAAGGTGATCGAGACCGGTGCCGATGCGGGGATCACTCACGACGGCGACGCGGACCGGTTCATCGCCATCGACGCGCGCGGCGACATTGTCGACGGCGACCAGATCCTCGGGATTTGCGCGCTGCATGCTCGAGATCTCGGCGCGCTCGCCGAGAACACCGTGGTTACGACCGTGATGGCTAACCTCGGATTCCGCAGGGCGATGGAGCGCGAGGGAATCCGCGTGCTGGAAACAAAGGTGGGGGACCGGTACGTGCTCGCGGAGATGCTCGCGAGCGGCTCCGTGATGGGCGGGGAGCAATCCGGTCACATCGTCTTCCTCGACCGCCACACGACCGGGGACGGGATTCTGACCGCTCTTCGATTGATGCGTGTCGTGGCCTCTACCGGGGCGAGCCTCGCGGATCTGGCTGCGCGCATCCCTCGGTTCCCACAGGTCCTGGTCAACGTTCGAGTGCGGGACCGCGAATCGCTCGCCGACGCGAGGCCGGTGTGGGATGTGGTGAGCGCCGTGGAAGCCGGGATGAACGGCGAGGGTCGGTTGTTGGTGCGCGCGTCCGGCACCGAGCAACTCGTGCGCGTCATGGCGGAGGCCCCGACCCAAGAGCGCGCTCGCGCCGCGGTTGAAACAGTGGTTGAAGTAGTACGGGCGACGCTGGGCTGA